The following proteins come from a genomic window of Mariniflexile sp. TRM1-10:
- the atpG gene encoding ATP synthase F1 subunit gamma, producing the protein MANLKEIRNRITSVSSTMQITSAMKMVSAAKLKKAQDAITAMRPYADKLTELLQSLSATLDADSGSKFSTQREVKKVLIVAVTSNRGLAGAFNSNIIKEVNRLTSKTYANKEVSYLAIGKKANDAFKKTNKVISNKSAIYDDLTFDNVAEIADMLMAKFVAGEFDKIEIVYNKFKNAATQIVTTEQFLPIVPVQSDTNVNLDYIFEPSKVEIVEQLIPKSLKTQLYKGIRDSFASEHGARMTAMHKATDNAKELRDQLKLTYNKARQASITNEILEIVGGAEALNN; encoded by the coding sequence ATGGCAAATTTAAAAGAAATACGTAACAGAATAACATCGGTGTCTTCAACGATGCAGATTACCAGTGCCATGAAAATGGTGTCGGCTGCTAAGTTAAAGAAAGCACAAGATGCTATTACAGCAATGCGCCCTTATGCAGATAAGTTAACCGAACTTTTACAAAGTTTAAGTGCCACTTTGGATGCAGATTCTGGAAGCAAGTTTTCTACACAGCGCGAGGTTAAAAAAGTTTTAATTGTGGCTGTTACTTCAAATAGAGGTTTAGCAGGAGCTTTTAATTCAAATATTATAAAAGAAGTTAACAGATTAACTTCTAAAACCTATGCCAACAAAGAGGTTTCGTATTTAGCTATTGGGAAAAAGGCAAATGATGCTTTTAAAAAGACCAATAAAGTTATTTCAAATAAAAGTGCTATTTATGATGATTTAACCTTTGATAATGTTGCTGAAATTGCAGACATGTTAATGGCTAAATTTGTTGCAGGCGAATTCGATAAAATTGAAATTGTTTACAACAAGTTTAAAAATGCAGCGACTCAAATTGTAACTACTGAACAATTTTTGCCAATTGTACCGGTTCAATCCGATACAAATGTGAATTTAGATTATATTTTTGAACCTTCAAAAGTTGAAATCGTTGAGCAGTTAATACCGAAATCATTAAAAACACAGTTGTATAAAGGCATTAGAGATTCTTTTGCTAGTGAACACGGAGCACGTATGACGGCGATGCACAAAGCAACAGATAACGCAAAAGAGTTAAGAGATCAGCTTAAATTAACTTACAATAAAGCGCGTCAAGCATCTATTACCAATGAAATTCTTGAAATTGTTGGTGGTGCGGAAGCATTGAACAATTAA
- a CDS encoding four helix bundle protein: MSYHKSGNAIVDKSFYFACDIVIYAEKLKEKRFFEIANQLLKSGTSIGANVRESQRGVSIKDFKNKLGIALKEADETSFWLDVIEETNIYEVPSKLREDCEVLIRLLVSIIKNS; the protein is encoded by the coding sequence ATGAGTTATCATAAAAGTGGTAATGCCATAGTAGATAAAAGTTTTTATTTTGCTTGTGATATTGTCATTTATGCTGAAAAGCTCAAAGAAAAACGTTTTTTTGAAATAGCAAATCAGTTGCTAAAATCTGGCACTAGTATAGGTGCTAATGTGAGAGAATCACAAAGAGGAGTTAGTATAAAAGATTTTAAAAATAAATTAGGGATTGCTCTTAAAGAAGCAGACGAAACATCCTTTTGGTTGGACGTTATAGAAGAAACCAACATTTACGAGGTTCCTTCAAAATTAAGAGAAGATTGCGAAGTTTTGATTAGACTATTAGTTTCGATTATCAAAAATTCATAA
- the atpA gene encoding F0F1 ATP synthase subunit alpha, translating into MAEVKPAEISAILKQQLAGFEASASLDEVGTVLTVGDGIVRAYGLANAQYGELVEFDGGLEGIVLNLEEDNVGIVLLGVSKGVKEGSTVKRTGRIASVNVGEGIVGRVVDTLGNPIDGKGPISGKTYEMPLERKAPGVIFREPVTEPLQTGIKSIDAMIPVGRGQRELVIGDRQTGKTAVCIDTIINQKEFYDAGNPVYCIYVAVGQKASTVALIAKTLEEKGALAYTTIVAANASDPAAMQVYAPFTGASIGEYFRDTGRPALIVFDDLSKQAVAYREVSLLLRRPPGREAYPGDVFYLHSRLLERSAKVINNDEIAKNMNDLPESLKSIVKGGGSLTALPIIETQAGDVSAYIPTNVISITDGQIFLDGDLFNSGVRPAINVGISVSRVGGNAQIKSMKKVAGTLKLDQAQFRELEAFAKFGSDLDAVTLNVIEKGKRNVEILKQAQNDPFTVEDQVAIIYAGSKNLLRDVPVEKVKEFERDYLEFLKAKHANVLADLKAGKLTDEVTDTLTAVAKDLSGKYRN; encoded by the coding sequence ATGGCAGAAGTAAAACCAGCTGAAATATCAGCAATCTTAAAGCAACAACTAGCAGGTTTCGAAGCAAGCGCTTCTTTAGACGAAGTTGGAACTGTATTAACTGTAGGTGATGGTATTGTACGTGCTTACGGGTTAGCTAACGCACAATATGGTGAGTTAGTAGAATTTGATGGCGGTTTAGAAGGTATCGTACTTAATCTTGAAGAAGATAACGTAGGTATCGTATTATTAGGGGTTTCTAAAGGAGTTAAAGAAGGTTCTACAGTAAAACGTACTGGTCGTATCGCTTCTGTAAATGTTGGGGAAGGTATTGTTGGACGTGTGGTAGACACATTAGGAAACCCAATTGATGGCAAAGGTCCTATTTCTGGTAAAACTTATGAAATGCCTTTAGAGCGTAAAGCACCTGGGGTTATTTTCCGTGAACCAGTTACCGAGCCATTACAAACAGGTATTAAATCTATCGATGCCATGATTCCTGTAGGCCGTGGTCAACGTGAGTTGGTTATTGGTGACCGTCAAACTGGTAAAACAGCGGTTTGTATTGATACTATCATAAATCAAAAAGAATTTTACGATGCAGGAAATCCTGTATACTGTATATATGTTGCTGTTGGTCAAAAAGCATCAACCGTAGCTTTAATTGCAAAAACGTTAGAAGAAAAAGGCGCTTTAGCTTATACTACAATAGTAGCTGCAAACGCATCAGATCCTGCAGCGATGCAAGTGTATGCACCGTTTACAGGAGCTTCTATTGGAGAGTATTTTAGAGATACGGGTCGTCCAGCATTAATCGTGTTTGATGATTTATCTAAACAAGCCGTAGCATACCGTGAGGTGTCTTTATTATTACGTCGTCCACCAGGGCGTGAGGCGTATCCTGGAGACGTTTTCTACTTACACTCGCGTTTATTAGAGCGTTCTGCAAAAGTAATTAACAATGATGAGATTGCTAAAAACATGAACGACCTTCCTGAATCGTTAAAATCGATTGTAAAAGGAGGCGGTTCGTTAACAGCATTACCAATTATTGAAACACAAGCAGGAGACGTATCAGCATATATCCCAACAAACGTAATTTCTATTACAGACGGACAGATCTTCTTAGATGGCGATTTATTTAACTCGGGTGTACGTCCAGCTATTAACGTAGGTATTTCGGTATCTCGTGTGGGTGGTAATGCTCAGATTAAATCAATGAAAAAAGTAGCAGGTACTTTAAAATTAGACCAAGCACAATTCCGTGAATTAGAAGCATTTGCTAAATTTGGATCTGATTTGGATGCGGTTACTTTAAACGTGATTGAAAAAGGAAAACGTAACGTTGAAATCTTAAAACAAGCACAAAACGATCCGTTTACAGTTGAAGATCAAGTAGCTATTATTTATGCAGGATCTAAAAACTTATTAAGAGACGTCCCTGTTGAAAAAGTAAAAGAATTTGAAAGAGATTATTTGGAATTCTTAAAAGCAAAACATGCAAATGTTTTAGCAGACTTAAAAGCAGGAAAATTAACAGATGAAGTTACAGATACATTAACCGCTGTAGCTAAGGATTTATCTGGGAAATATAGAAATTAA
- the atpH gene encoding ATP synthase F1 subunit delta, giving the protein MAGARAAIRYAKAVLSLASDRKTIDAVNEDMKLIANTIAQSKDLSDALQSPVLSASVKKAVLLEVFKQSDKTTLSLIDTLVANNRIDILEDVAVKYSQLFDQSKGIEVATVTTAIALTDALKQKVLAKAKELTGKDIEVQSIVDESILGGFILRIGDLQYNASIANQLSKLKREFTLN; this is encoded by the coding sequence ATGGCAGGAGCAAGAGCAGCAATACGTTACGCAAAAGCAGTATTAAGTTTAGCATCAGACAGAAAAACAATCGATGCTGTAAATGAGGATATGAAGCTCATTGCCAATACTATTGCACAAAGTAAAGACTTAAGCGATGCGCTTCAAAGCCCTGTACTGAGTGCTTCAGTTAAAAAAGCGGTTTTATTAGAGGTTTTTAAACAATCAGATAAAACAACTTTAAGCTTAATTGATACTTTAGTAGCAAACAATAGAATTGATATTTTAGAAGATGTTGCTGTAAAATACAGTCAGTTATTCGATCAATCTAAAGGTATTGAGGTCGCTACGGTAACAACCGCAATCGCTTTAACCGATGCTTTAAAACAAAAAGTATTGGCAAAAGCAAAAGAACTTACAGGAAAAGATATTGAAGTACAAAGTATTGTAGATGAAAGCATTTTAGGAGGTTTCATTTTACGAATTGGCGATTTACAATATAATGCAAGTATAGCAAATCAATTAAGTAAATTAAAAAGAGAATTCACATTAAACTAA
- a CDS encoding F0F1 ATP synthase subunit B translates to MEKLIEQFSFGLFFWQLLLFVGLVLLLKKFAWKPILDAVEKREEGIKGALESAEKARLEMQNLQADNQKLLKEARAEREDMLKEAREIKNKMIEDAKSEAQEQANKMIAQATAAIESEKKVAMAELKGQVAGLSLEIAEKVVRRELSSKDRQEELVESMLSEAKLN, encoded by the coding sequence ATGGAAAAACTAATTGAACAATTTTCATTCGGATTATTCTTCTGGCAATTATTATTATTTGTTGGATTGGTACTTTTATTAAAAAAGTTTGCTTGGAAACCAATTCTTGACGCTGTAGAGAAAAGAGAAGAAGGTATTAAAGGTGCATTAGAATCTGCTGAAAAAGCAAGATTGGAAATGCAAAACCTTCAAGCCGACAACCAAAAGTTATTAAAAGAGGCAAGAGCAGAGCGCGAAGACATGTTAAAAGAGGCAAGAGAGATTAAAAACAAAATGATTGAAGATGCCAAAAGTGAAGCGCAAGAACAAGCTAACAAAATGATCGCTCAAGCAACAGCAGCTATCGAAAGCGAAAAGAAAGTTGCTATGGCTGAACTTAAAGGTCAAGTTGCTGGTTTATCTTTAGAAATAGCTGAAAAAGTAGTACGTCGCGAATTATCTAGCAAAGACAGACAAGAAGAATTGGTTGAGTCTATGTTAAGTGAAGCTAAATTAAACTAA
- the atpE gene encoding ATP synthase F0 subunit C, whose translation MTIPNIVGAGLIVIGAGIGIGRIGGQAMEAIARQPEASGKIQTAMLIAAALIEGIGFAALFAA comes from the coding sequence ATGACTATTCCAAACATTGTAGGAGCTGGTTTAATTGTTATCGGTGCTGGTATTGGTATTGGTAGAATTGGTGGACAAGCTATGGAAGCGATCGCTCGCCAACCAGAAGCCTCAGGAAAAATCCAAACAGCTATGCTTATTGCAGCTGCACTTATTGAAGGTATTGGATTTGCTGCTTTATTTGCAGCTTAA
- the atpB gene encoding F0F1 ATP synthase subunit A, protein MQNIMSLKTICLLLVFMTSLSFAQEKMHLEEIAPEVEGKQGLKEEIKEYINHHLLDSHDFGLYSYENDEGENVHIGFPLPVILWDNGLQVFSSSKLHHGESVAEVNGNYYKLYHGKIYKTNAEGDIHLDEHHHPTNFKPLDFSITKNVFTIFLVGLLIFFMFRRMAKSYQKGALPKGMGRLLEPIVLYIRDDIAIPNIGKKHYKRYMSFLLTVFFFIWIINLLGLTPLGVNVTNNIAVTLALALLTYLITTFTANKNYWGHIFWMPGVPWPMKIILAPIELLGTFIKPFSLLIRLYANITAGHIVLMSIIGLMFIFKNWLGSSLSFGLAFVLALLELLVAALQAYIFTMLSALYFGSAVEEHHHDDH, encoded by the coding sequence ATGCAAAATATAATGTCATTAAAAACTATCTGTTTGTTGCTTGTCTTTATGACAAGCCTTTCTTTTGCTCAAGAAAAGATGCATCTAGAAGAAATTGCCCCTGAAGTAGAAGGCAAACAAGGTTTAAAGGAAGAAATAAAAGAATACATTAATCATCACTTATTAGATTCCCACGATTTTGGTTTATATTCTTATGAAAACGATGAAGGGGAAAATGTCCACATTGGTTTTCCGCTTCCAGTAATTTTATGGGATAATGGGTTGCAAGTGTTTTCATCATCTAAATTACATCACGGCGAGTCTGTAGCTGAGGTTAATGGAAATTACTACAAATTATATCACGGCAAAATTTATAAAACAAATGCTGAAGGAGATATTCACCTTGATGAGCATCATCACCCAACAAACTTCAAGCCTTTAGATTTTTCAATCACTAAAAACGTATTTACCATTTTCTTAGTAGGCTTGTTAATATTCTTTATGTTTAGAAGAATGGCTAAGTCTTACCAGAAAGGAGCATTGCCAAAAGGTATGGGGCGTTTATTAGAGCCAATCGTACTCTATATTCGCGACGATATTGCAATTCCAAATATTGGAAAAAAACACTATAAGCGTTATATGAGTTTCTTGTTGACTGTGTTTTTCTTTATCTGGATTATCAATTTATTAGGGTTAACACCGCTTGGTGTTAACGTAACAAACAATATTGCTGTAACATTAGCATTAGCGCTATTAACTTATTTAATAACAACGTTTACTGCAAACAAAAATTATTGGGGACATATTTTCTGGATGCCTGGGGTGCCATGGCCAATGAAAATTATTTTAGCGCCAATAGAATTACTAGGTACATTTATTAAGCCTTTCTCTTTATTAATTCGTTTGTATGCAAATATTACTGCAGGACACATTGTATTAATGAGTATTATTGGTTTAATGTTTATCTTTAAAAACTGGTTAGGAAGTTCATTATCATTTGGTTTGGCATTCGTGCTAGCTTTGTTAGAACTTTTAGTGGCAGCTTTGCAAGCATATATCTTTACAATGTTATCGGCATTGTATTTTGGGTCTGCTGTAGAAGAGCATCACCACGATGACCATTAA
- a CDS encoding AtpZ/AtpI family protein, producing the protein MGNNNKEQDPKKPLKNAVILTGIAFQMGITIYLFIMLGKWLDTKFSNGGKLFLIIGTLLGVAISLYVVLQQLKKFNN; encoded by the coding sequence GTGGGCAACAACAACAAGGAACAGGATCCGAAAAAACCGCTTAAAAATGCCGTTATCCTTACTGGAATAGCATTTCAAATGGGTATAACTATTTACCTTTTTATTATGCTAGGTAAGTGGTTAGACACAAAATTTTCTAACGGTGGAAAGTTATTCTTAATTATAGGCACGCTGCTTGGTGTTGCCATTTCTCTCTATGTTGTTTTGCAGCAATTAAAGAAGTTTAATAATTAA
- a CDS encoding bactofilin family protein has product MFSENKKEKQSIEGLSSQNIISQGTKIVGDFNSEGDFRIDGTLEGNIKTSGKVVVGKSGLVKGTLQGTDAYFEGKFSGKLAISGTLTLKSSAVIEGEVVAGKLAVEPGATFNVTCIMKGTVKEMNKGGQQQQGTGSEKTA; this is encoded by the coding sequence ATGTTTTCAGAGAACAAAAAAGAGAAACAGTCTATAGAAGGCTTATCCAGTCAGAATATTATTTCGCAAGGCACTAAAATAGTTGGCGATTTTAATAGTGAAGGCGATTTTAGAATTGACGGAACCTTAGAAGGTAACATAAAAACCTCTGGTAAAGTGGTAGTAGGGAAATCAGGATTAGTAAAGGGTACCTTGCAAGGAACTGATGCTTATTTTGAAGGTAAATTTTCCGGGAAATTAGCAATATCTGGCACGTTAACCTTAAAATCATCAGCAGTAATTGAAGGTGAAGTTGTTGCAGGAAAACTAGCAGTTGAACCAGGCGCCACATTTAATGTGACTTGTATTATGAAAGGGACCGTAAAAGAAATGAACAAAGGTGGGCAACAACAACAAGGAACAGGATCCGAAAAAACCGCTTAA
- the porW gene encoding type IX secretion system periplasmic lipoprotein PorW/SprE, with protein MKIPFKATLVFACSILLLVSCSRKKDKFINRNFHAVTAEFNALYNGYNALEAGKSSLNDSYQDNYWDVLPIERMQISEEVMLPGQSKNENFTTAEEKAVKAIQKHSITVEGKEKNPQMDEAYLLLGKARYFDQRFVPALEAFNYILYKYPASDKINQAKIWREKTNMRLDNDELAIKNLKRLLKQEELEGQDLADATSMLAQAYLNTKSVDSAITQLEIASNATKNDDERGRYKFIQGQLYNELGEKDSANLAFDQVIELNRKTPRIYMISAHIEKIKNFDYEKGNKFELLELITELEENRENRPFLDKIYHQKAVYYLQNKSDTLAITYFNKSLRTNSPDKILRAKNYETLGDMNFDKSIYQEAGNYYDSTMTSLVLNSKPYRIIKRKRDNLEDVIYYEAIAKVNDSILNLVNLTEDERIAYFDGFIEKLKIKAEKEKEKAEAAERNTGLVTVNNNLAGNQPVRTGTPTQAAMFYFYNPTTVAYGKNEFVKIWGDRALEDNWRWSNKGNSGAINNSPVSNLLVTASEDELFDPQFYMSKIPSEAKEIDSISKERNYAYYQLGLIYKEKFKEYELAKSKFQNLLNSNPEDRLILPSKYNLYKIYELLGEDAEAAIAKTDIVSNYPESRYATILNNPELASAKDENSPESLYEALYQKFEKQEYVEVISKCEEYIKTFDGEPIVPKLELLKATSIGRLYGLEAYAKAINYVAITFANTPEGKQAQEIETNVLPRLTSSEFIQENDSITDNYKVIFKFENPKQDQVASFQKTLDEVLKNIKYYALNSSVDVYDPNTTFVLVHGLKNAQVAKTFNQLLTKEDKKKIKEPYFAITSANYQTIQIHKNLDAYLNTGNNTINK; from the coding sequence TTGAAAATACCTTTTAAAGCAACCTTAGTTTTTGCCTGTTCTATTTTATTGTTAGTAAGTTGTTCTAGAAAAAAGGACAAGTTTATTAACAGAAATTTCCATGCTGTTACAGCAGAATTCAATGCACTTTACAATGGTTATAATGCTCTAGAAGCAGGGAAAAGCAGTTTAAACGATAGCTACCAAGATAATTATTGGGACGTTTTGCCTATTGAGCGTATGCAAATCTCAGAAGAGGTGATGCTGCCAGGGCAATCAAAAAACGAAAATTTTACCACTGCCGAAGAAAAAGCAGTAAAAGCCATTCAAAAACATAGCATTACGGTTGAAGGCAAAGAAAAAAATCCGCAAATGGATGAAGCCTATTTGCTTTTAGGAAAAGCCAGATATTTTGACCAGCGTTTTGTGCCTGCTCTAGAAGCATTTAATTATATTCTTTACAAATACCCTGCAAGTGATAAGATAAACCAAGCGAAGATTTGGCGCGAAAAAACCAATATGCGTTTAGATAACGATGAACTTGCCATTAAAAACTTAAAGCGGTTGTTAAAACAAGAAGAGTTGGAAGGGCAAGATTTAGCCGATGCCACATCTATGTTGGCACAAGCGTACTTAAATACAAAATCGGTTGATAGTGCCATTACCCAACTGGAAATAGCTTCAAACGCTACAAAAAATGATGACGAACGTGGACGTTATAAATTCATTCAAGGGCAATTATATAATGAATTAGGCGAAAAAGACAGTGCCAATTTGGCTTTTGATCAAGTTATTGAACTCAATCGTAAAACGCCTCGTATTTATATGATAAGTGCCCATATCGAAAAGATTAAAAATTTCGATTATGAAAAAGGCAATAAGTTTGAGCTATTAGAATTAATTACCGAACTAGAAGAAAACCGCGAAAACCGCCCCTTTTTAGATAAAATTTACCATCAAAAGGCAGTATATTATTTGCAGAACAAGTCCGATACTTTAGCCATTACATACTTTAATAAATCGTTGCGAACCAATTCTCCCGATAAAATTTTAAGAGCTAAAAATTACGAAACTCTTGGGGATATGAATTTTGATAAATCCATTTACCAAGAAGCAGGAAACTATTACGATAGTACCATGACAAGTTTGGTTTTAAATTCGAAACCATACCGTATTATAAAACGCAAACGCGATAATTTAGAAGACGTTATTTATTACGAAGCCATTGCCAAAGTTAATGACAGTATTTTAAATTTAGTAAACCTAACGGAAGACGAACGCATTGCTTATTTTGATGGATTTATTGAAAAGTTAAAAATAAAAGCAGAAAAAGAAAAGGAAAAAGCCGAAGCTGCTGAACGCAACACAGGTTTGGTAACGGTTAACAATAACTTGGCAGGAAACCAACCAGTTCGTACGGGGACGCCAACACAAGCAGCTATGTTTTATTTTTACAACCCAACCACAGTGGCTTATGGTAAGAATGAATTTGTAAAAATTTGGGGAGATAGAGCCTTGGAAGATAATTGGAGATGGTCTAACAAAGGAAATTCAGGTGCAATAAATAATTCACCAGTAAGCAATCTTTTAGTAACGGCTTCAGAAGACGAACTATTCGATCCACAATTCTACATGTCTAAAATTCCTTCCGAAGCAAAAGAAATTGATAGTATTTCTAAGGAAAGAAATTATGCCTATTACCAATTAGGATTGATTTATAAAGAGAAATTTAAAGAATACGAATTGGCAAAAAGTAAATTTCAAAACTTACTTAATAGCAATCCTGAAGACCGATTAATCTTGCCTTCAAAATACAATCTGTATAAAATTTATGAGCTTTTAGGAGAAGATGCTGAAGCTGCCATTGCAAAAACGGATATTGTTTCAAATTACCCAGAATCCAGATACGCTACTATTTTAAACAACCCAGAATTGGCATCTGCCAAAGACGAAAATAGTCCCGAAAGTTTGTATGAAGCACTATATCAGAAATTTGAAAAACAAGAATATGTCGAGGTAATCTCTAAATGTGAAGAATACATTAAAACGTTTGATGGTGAACCCATTGTACCGAAATTAGAACTTCTGAAAGCAACTTCAATAGGACGTTTGTATGGTTTAGAGGCTTATGCAAAAGCCATTAATTACGTTGCAATTACTTTTGCCAATACACCCGAAGGTAAACAAGCACAAGAAATTGAAACCAATGTATTGCCACGATTAACAAGTTCAGAATTCATTCAAGAAAATGATAGTATAACAGACAACTATAAAGTGATTTTTAAATTTGAAAACCCAAAGCAAGACCAAGTTGCTAGCTTTCAAAAAACATTGGATGAGGTATTAAAAAATATAAAATACTATGCGTTAAACTCATCGGTTGATGTGTACGACCCTAACACCACATTTGTATTAGTTCATGGATTAAAAAATGCCCAAGTGGCAAAAACCTTTAACCAGTTACTTACAAAAGAAGATAAGAAAAAAATTAAAGAACCTTATTTTGCAATAACATCTGCAAATTATCAAACCATTCAAATCCATAAGAATTTGGATGCCTATTTAAATACAGGTAATAACACTATAAATAAATAG
- a CDS encoding ABC transporter ATP-binding protein produces the protein MIITSNLSKKYNGNLVLNIESLTIPKGQSFGLVGNNGAGKTTYFSLLLDLIQPTTGFIKTNDIHVNKSEDWKPFTAAFIDESFLIGYLTAEEYFYFIGELRNQNKADVDKLIAQFEDFFHGEILNQKKYLRDLSKGNQKKVGIVAALIGNPEVIILDEPFANLDPTTQIRLKGIIKNLAEKQGVTVLISSHDLMHITDVCERIVVLEKGEVVKDLATNAATLKELEAHFSGAEVV, from the coding sequence ATGATAATAACTTCAAACTTATCAAAAAAATATAACGGCAATTTAGTTTTGAATATTGAATCTTTAACCATTCCCAAAGGACAAAGTTTTGGGTTGGTGGGCAATAACGGCGCTGGTAAAACTACTTATTTTAGCTTGCTTTTGGATTTAATTCAGCCAACAACGGGTTTTATAAAAACAAACGATATACACGTAAATAAAAGTGAAGATTGGAAACCTTTTACCGCTGCTTTTATTGATGAAAGTTTTTTAATTGGCTATTTAACTGCTGAAGAATACTTTTATTTTATTGGCGAATTACGGAATCAAAACAAGGCAGACGTAGATAAATTAATAGCACAGTTTGAAGATTTTTTTCATGGTGAAATACTAAATCAGAAAAAGTATTTACGCGATTTAAGTAAAGGAAACCAAAAAAAAGTAGGTATTGTGGCTGCTTTAATTGGAAACCCTGAGGTTATTATTCTAGATGAACCCTTTGCTAATTTAGATCCAACCACACAAATCCGATTAAAAGGCATCATTAAAAATCTAGCTGAAAAACAAGGCGTTACAGTGTTGATTTCTAGTCATGATTTAATGCATATAACCGATGTTTGTGAACGTATTGTGGTACTTGAAAAAGGTGAAGTTGTAAAAGATTTGGCAACCAATGCCGCTACTTTAAAAGAATTGGAAGCCCATTTTTCGGGAGCTGAGGTTGTTTAG
- a CDS encoding DUF5687 family protein, whose amino-acid sequence MIKNFLSLEWKSFFRSANFGKGLAIKILMVFLALYFIAIFLGMGFVLYPGLKKAFPDKDPLIIVNSMLFYWIIADLVFRFFFQKLPVMAVKPLLLLPIKRKEIVNYVLGKSVTSFFNLLPLFAIIPFGITLIVQDYPTVSVLTWMLTLMLVTLIINFLNFIIENFSTEIELSFLPIISVVGGLFAIDYFNIILFSEIFSDGVEAIYKSPVFIIIPILILVVLYAINFKLLRKKLFLDSGLKEKVREVQTSNLDWTKNFGTIAPFMQLDLKLIWRNKRTKSSVWLVLIGLFYGLFFYPQPTYQNMPWFFAFIGIFSTGIFLINFGQFIPAWDSGYYKLLMSQNIKYEQYLRSKFTLMALSVVILFVLGIPYVFFGWKILLAHFVAAIYNIGVNTHVILYGGSFNRKKIDLNQKAAFNYQGTGAVQWLIGIPLLLIPMGIFALFYFLIGFELACLVLAILGILGIVFHQKLMKGITAKYLQSKYKMIDAFNQNN is encoded by the coding sequence ATGATTAAAAACTTTTTAAGTTTAGAATGGAAGTCTTTTTTTAGGTCTGCCAACTTTGGAAAAGGGTTGGCTATAAAAATACTCATGGTGTTTTTAGCACTCTATTTTATAGCTATTTTTTTAGGCATGGGCTTTGTTTTATATCCAGGACTTAAAAAGGCTTTTCCGGATAAAGACCCGTTAATCATCGTAAACAGTATGTTGTTCTATTGGATTATTGCTGATTTGGTTTTTAGGTTTTTCTTTCAAAAGCTACCAGTTATGGCTGTAAAGCCTTTGTTACTACTACCCATTAAAAGAAAGGAAATTGTAAACTATGTTTTAGGAAAATCGGTAACCTCTTTTTTTAATTTGTTGCCTCTTTTTGCCATTATTCCATTTGGTATTACGTTAATAGTACAAGATTATCCAACAGTTTCGGTGTTAACTTGGATGCTAACTTTAATGTTGGTAACGCTCATCATTAATTTTCTAAATTTTATTATTGAAAATTTTTCAACTGAAATAGAACTATCCTTTTTACCTATTATAAGTGTTGTAGGAGGCTTATTTGCAATTGACTATTTCAATATTATTTTGTTTTCTGAAATTTTTTCCGATGGGGTTGAGGCTATTTATAAGTCACCTGTCTTTATTATAATTCCGATTTTAATTTTAGTGGTTTTATATGCCATTAATTTTAAATTATTAAGAAAAAAACTGTTTCTTGATAGTGGCTTAAAAGAAAAAGTAAGGGAAGTACAAACTTCAAATTTAGATTGGACTAAGAATTTTGGAACTATTGCCCCTTTTATGCAATTGGATTTAAAACTAATTTGGCGTAATAAACGAACCAAATCATCTGTTTGGTTGGTATTAATAGGCTTATTCTATGGCTTGTTTTTTTATCCGCAGCCAACTTATCAAAACATGCCGTGGTTTTTTGCGTTTATTGGCATTTTTTCAACAGGCATTTTTTTAATCAATTTTGGGCAGTTTATCCCTGCTTGGGATAGTGGTTACTATAAACTGCTCATGAGCCAGAATATCAAATACGAACAATACCTACGATCTAAATTTACATTAATGGCATTAAGTGTCGTCATATTATTTGTTTTGGGTATTCCGTATGTGTTCTTTGGGTGGAAAATTTTATTGGCACATTTTGTTGCAGCCATTTATAATATAGGTGTTAACACACATGTTATTTTATATGGCGGTTCTTTTAATAGAAAAAAGATAGATTTAAACCAAAAAGCAGCCTTTAACTACCAAGGTACAGGTGCTGTGCAATGGCTTATAGGGATTCCATTATTACTTATTCCTATGGGGATATTTGCCTTGTTTTATTTCCTAATTGGGTTTGAATTGGCTTGTTTGGTTTTGGCCATACTGGGCATTTTGGGTATTGTGTTTCATCAAAAACTAATGAAAGGCATTACAGCCAAATATTTACAATCAAAATATAAAATGATTGATGCTTTCAATCAAAATAACTAA